Proteins encoded within one genomic window of uncultured Sphingopyxis sp.:
- a CDS encoding putative O-glycosylation ligase, exosortase A system-associated: MRDIAFVAFLFAFIGLGFRKPFLFVLCFCYIDIVAPQRLSYFLINSIPISLIVFGLAITGWLAVDDKKDVRWSGRQFLLVALLLYCWMTTIQADFPVEAADKWSWVWKALVWAIFLPLTLRTKLRIESLVLVMLLSAAAIAIAGGIKTVTGGGGYGTLQLLLNENYGLYEGSIMSAVGISIIPLIFWYRRHGTIFPPDWRVSLFCFALVFACALLPVGTQARTGLVCLVILAVLSLRAVKHRFLYMAGAGLLAVAAIPFLPQSFTERMETIRDHKSDQSASTRVAVWAWTWEYAKENPFGGGFEAYIQNHVRVERAASGYDPDAPQNDEPTVYEEHSRAYHSSYFEMLGEQGYPGLALWLLLHAVGLLRMEQLRRRYLKTRRAEEQWIAPLATALQHGHIVYMIGSLFVGIAFQPFIYMMLALEMGLSTYVRRRGQEAGWRPLTARPAQVPARHPVANSG, from the coding sequence ATGCGTGACATCGCCTTTGTCGCCTTTCTCTTCGCCTTCATCGGGCTCGGCTTTCGCAAGCCGTTCCTGTTCGTGCTGTGCTTTTGCTATATCGACATCGTCGCGCCGCAGCGGCTCAGCTATTTCCTCATCAACTCGATCCCGATCTCGCTGATCGTCTTCGGGCTGGCGATCACCGGCTGGCTCGCGGTCGACGACAAGAAGGATGTCCGGTGGTCGGGACGGCAATTCCTGCTGGTCGCGCTGCTCCTCTATTGCTGGATGACGACGATCCAGGCCGACTTCCCGGTCGAAGCCGCCGACAAATGGAGCTGGGTGTGGAAGGCGCTCGTCTGGGCGATCTTCCTGCCGCTCACGCTCCGGACCAAGCTGCGCATCGAATCGCTGGTCCTCGTCATGCTGCTGTCAGCGGCGGCGATCGCGATCGCGGGCGGAATCAAGACCGTGACGGGCGGCGGCGGCTATGGCACGCTGCAATTGCTGCTCAACGAGAATTACGGCCTCTATGAAGGGTCGATCATGTCGGCGGTGGGCATTTCGATCATCCCGCTGATCTTCTGGTATCGCAGGCATGGCACGATCTTTCCGCCCGACTGGCGGGTGTCGCTCTTCTGCTTCGCGCTGGTCTTCGCCTGCGCGCTGCTCCCCGTCGGCACGCAGGCGCGCACCGGGCTCGTCTGCCTCGTCATCCTCGCGGTCCTGTCGCTGCGCGCGGTGAAGCATCGCTTCCTCTATATGGCGGGTGCGGGGCTGCTGGCCGTCGCCGCCATCCCCTTCCTGCCGCAAAGCTTTACCGAGCGGATGGAGACGATCCGCGACCACAAGTCCGACCAGTCGGCATCGACGCGCGTCGCGGTGTGGGCGTGGACGTGGGAATATGCGAAGGAAAATCCCTTCGGCGGCGGCTTCGAAGCCTATATCCAGAACCATGTCCGCGTCGAAAGAGCGGCGAGCGGCTATGACCCCGACGCCCCGCAAAATGACGAGCCGACGGTCTATGAGGAACATTCGCGCGCCTATCATTCGAGCTATTTCGAGATGCTCGGCGAACAGGGTTATCCCGGGCTCGCGCTGTGGCTGTTGCTGCACGCGGTCGGGCTGCTGCGGATGGAACAGCTCCGCCGCCGCTACCTCAAGACGCGGCGCGCCGAGGAGCAATGGATCGCGCCGCTCGCGACCGCGCTCCAGCATGGTCATATCGTCTATATGATCGGGTCGCTGTTCGTCGGCATCGCCTTCCAGCCCTTCATCTATATGATGCTCGCGCTCGAAATGGGGCTGTCGACCTATGTGCGCCGCCGCGGGCAGGAGGCGGGATGGCGCCCGCTGACCGCGCGCCCGGCACAGGTTCCCGCGCGCCATCCGGTGGCGAACTCCGGCTGA
- a CDS encoding DNA topoisomerase IB: MAATRLVHVDDSLPGIGRERSGAGWRYRDAKGKIIRDRDEIDRLNAIALPPAYEDAWFCPAPNGHILATGYDARGRKQYRYHPDFRTAREADKYDRCAAFGHALPLLRARLADDLARRTLCAERIVAAVVRLLDLAALRIGNEEYVAANKSFGATTLRQRHAKASGRTLRLRYAAKGGAKRDVTISDRSLSTLVRRLQDLPGQKLFQYEDADGLCAVGSEDVNAYIREAMGEEFSAKHFRTWSASVEAFAFLYDAPEPPPLKAMLEHVADRLGNTPAIARKAYVHPAMIAAAQERADFAAMAGRLPRATRYLSRYERGFLTYLEQAPAAAVLLRSA, translated from the coding sequence ATGGCCGCGACCCGCCTTGTCCATGTCGACGACAGCCTGCCCGGCATCGGCCGCGAGCGTTCGGGGGCCGGCTGGCGCTATCGCGATGCCAAGGGCAAGATCATCCGCGACCGCGACGAAATCGACCGCCTCAACGCGATTGCACTGCCTCCGGCTTATGAGGACGCCTGGTTCTGTCCGGCACCGAACGGGCATATCCTCGCGACCGGCTACGACGCGCGCGGGCGCAAGCAATATCGATATCACCCCGACTTCCGGACGGCGCGCGAGGCGGACAAATATGACCGCTGCGCCGCTTTCGGCCACGCGCTGCCGCTGCTCCGCGCGCGCCTTGCCGACGATCTGGCGCGGCGGACCTTGTGCGCGGAACGCATCGTCGCGGCGGTCGTGCGCCTGCTCGACCTCGCCGCGCTGCGTATCGGAAACGAGGAATATGTCGCCGCGAACAAGAGCTTCGGCGCGACGACGCTGCGCCAGCGCCACGCAAAGGCGTCGGGCCGGACGCTGCGCCTTCGATATGCCGCAAAGGGCGGCGCGAAACGCGACGTGACGATCAGCGACCGCAGCCTGTCGACGCTGGTGCGCCGACTGCAGGATCTGCCGGGGCAGAAGCTCTTCCAATATGAGGATGCGGACGGCCTGTGCGCGGTCGGGTCGGAGGATGTGAACGCCTATATCCGCGAAGCGATGGGCGAGGAGTTCAGCGCCAAGCATTTCCGGACCTGGTCGGCCAGCGTCGAGGCCTTTGCTTTCCTTTACGACGCGCCCGAGCCGCCGCCGCTGAAAGCCATGCTCGAACATGTCGCCGACCGCCTCGGCAACACGCCCGCGATCGCGCGCAAGGCCTATGTTCATCCGGCGATGATCGCGGCGGCGCAGGAGCGCGCGGACTTTGCGGCGATGGCCGGAAGGCTGCCACGCGCGACACGCTATCTTTCGCGTTACGAGCGCGGATTTTTGACCTATCTGGAGCAGGCGCCCGCCGCCGCGGTGCTGCTTCGATCCGCCTGA
- a CDS encoding mechanosensitive ion channel domain-containing protein: MTFFPIAAATTAAPKAAPARAPATNPIEDMQRYWDMSAAWVNSHWLQIGVAIGAGLAIYFLLSMLRRFALKHAQSAEGELTLTHIAGRVIHKTKSFVLAIVAIRMVAGYAQPPAMIMQVIHFVFIVAVVLQVAIWAREILLGLIRRRAAEGHNETLSNAMGIIRLLISVALFAIAGIVILDNMGVNVTGLIAGLGIGGIAIGLAAQGIFSDLFASLSIIFDRPFRVGETIKYDTSTATVERIGLKSTRLRSVNGELLVISNTNLLAKEITNFAHLHRRRVTFTIGVIYQTTPAMLRDLPALLEEQVKTAGQEFIRSSFVTFGPSSLDFELIFDVFSDDYDVVTAARTDVAIRLFEAMAKAGYEFAYPTQTTFTAAPDGSMILPYAESVTMKPPKPPKADATAP; the protein is encoded by the coding sequence ATGACTTTCTTCCCGATCGCCGCCGCGACCACCGCCGCCCCGAAAGCCGCGCCCGCCCGGGCCCCGGCGACCAACCCGATCGAGGATATGCAACGCTATTGGGACATGAGCGCCGCGTGGGTGAACAGCCACTGGCTGCAGATCGGAGTGGCGATCGGCGCCGGCCTCGCCATCTATTTCCTCTTGTCGATGCTCCGCCGCTTCGCGCTGAAACACGCCCAGTCGGCTGAGGGCGAGCTGACGCTCACCCACATCGCGGGACGCGTGATCCACAAGACCAAGTCGTTCGTGCTCGCGATCGTCGCGATCCGCATGGTCGCGGGCTATGCGCAGCCGCCCGCGATGATCATGCAGGTCATCCATTTCGTCTTCATCGTCGCGGTCGTGCTGCAGGTCGCGATCTGGGCACGCGAAATCCTGCTCGGGCTGATCCGACGCCGCGCCGCCGAAGGCCATAATGAAACGCTCAGCAATGCGATGGGCATCATCCGCCTGTTGATCAGCGTCGCGCTGTTCGCGATCGCGGGCATCGTGATCCTCGACAATATGGGGGTCAACGTCACCGGCCTGATCGCCGGCCTCGGCATCGGCGGCATCGCGATCGGCCTCGCGGCGCAGGGCATCTTCTCCGACCTCTTCGCCTCGCTCTCGATCATCTTCGACCGGCCGTTCCGCGTCGGCGAGACGATCAAATATGACACGAGCACCGCAACGGTCGAGCGGATCGGGCTCAAGAGCACGCGGCTGCGCTCGGTCAACGGCGAGCTCCTCGTCATCTCGAACACCAATCTGCTGGCGAAGGAGATCACCAATTTCGCGCACCTCCATCGCCGCCGGGTGACCTTCACGATCGGGGTGATCTATCAGACGACGCCCGCGATGCTGCGCGACCTGCCCGCACTGCTCGAGGAGCAGGTGAAGACGGCAGGGCAGGAGTTCATCCGTTCGAGCTTCGTCACCTTCGGCCCGTCGAGTCTCGACTTCGAATTGATCTTCGACGTGTTCAGCGACGATTATGACGTCGTCACCGCCGCGCGCACGGACGTCGCGATCCGCCTGTTCGAAGCGATGGCGAAAGCCGGATATGAATTTGCCTATCCGACCCAGACGACTTTTACCGCGGCGCCCGACGGCTCGATGATTCTCCCCTATGCCGAGAGTGTGACGATGAAGCCCCCAAAGCCTCCGAAGGCTGACGCTACGGCGCCGTAG
- a CDS encoding MaoC family dehydratase: MAAITPQDLQAKVGEHLGTSEWVLVDQEMINKFADATGDHQFIHVDEEKARLTPFGGTIAHGFLTLSLIPMLGARTDGPKIEGVKMGVNYGGNKVRFLAPVRSGKRVRSHVKLLELEEKRPGQWQQTNEVTIEIEGEEKPALIAEWISQFFV, encoded by the coding sequence ATGGCCGCCATCACGCCGCAGGACCTGCAAGCCAAAGTGGGCGAACATCTCGGCACGTCCGAATGGGTGCTCGTCGATCAGGAGATGATCAACAAGTTCGCCGACGCGACGGGCGACCATCAATTCATCCATGTCGACGAGGAAAAGGCCAGGCTCACCCCCTTCGGCGGCACGATCGCGCACGGCTTCCTGACGTTGTCGCTGATCCCGATGCTCGGCGCGCGTACCGATGGGCCGAAGATCGAGGGCGTCAAGATGGGCGTCAACTATGGCGGCAACAAGGTCCGCTTCCTCGCCCCTGTCCGCTCGGGCAAGCGCGTGCGCAGCCATGTGAAGCTGCTCGAGCTCGAAGAGAAACGCCCCGGCCAGTGGCAGCAGACCAATGAAGTGACGATCGAGATCGAGGGCGAGGAAAAGCCCGCGCTGATCGCCGAATGGATCAGCCAGTTCTTCGTCTAA
- a CDS encoding acetyl-CoA C-acyltransferase gives MRDAVIVSTARTPITKAHRGEFNQTPGPTLAAYAVRAAVERAGLEGGEIDDVLFGAAMQQGSQTMNIGRLVALRAGLPVTVPGMSIDRQCSSGLMTIATAAKQIIVDRQDIAVAGGIESISKVSGSGKVFIETDAELIAMHKDTYMPMIGTAEVVAKRYNISREAQDEYSLQSQQRTAAAQAAGKYDDEIVACKATMAVVNKETKEVSFKDVVADKDECNRPDTTLEGLASLKPVMGEGHTITAGNASQLADGSSACVVMEAKVAEKRGLQPLGRYVGMAVAGTEPDEMGIGPVFAIPKLLERFELKMDDIGLWELNEAFAVQVLYCRDKLGIPNELLNVNGGSISIGHPFGMTGARCVGHALIEGKRRGVKYAVVTMCIGGGQGAAGLFEVF, from the coding sequence ATGCGTGACGCCGTTATCGTTTCCACCGCCCGAACGCCCATCACCAAGGCCCACCGCGGCGAATTCAACCAGACCCCAGGCCCCACGCTGGCCGCCTACGCCGTGCGCGCCGCGGTCGAGCGCGCCGGCCTCGAAGGCGGGGAGATCGACGACGTGCTGTTCGGCGCCGCGATGCAGCAGGGATCGCAGACGATGAACATCGGCCGCCTCGTCGCACTCCGCGCCGGCCTGCCCGTCACCGTCCCCGGCATGTCGATCGACCGCCAGTGCTCGTCGGGCCTGATGACGATCGCGACCGCCGCGAAGCAGATCATCGTCGACCGGCAGGACATCGCGGTCGCCGGCGGCATCGAGTCGATCTCGAAGGTCAGCGGCAGCGGCAAGGTGTTCATCGAGACCGACGCCGAGCTGATCGCGATGCACAAGGACACCTATATGCCGATGATCGGCACCGCCGAGGTCGTCGCGAAGCGTTACAACATCAGCCGCGAAGCGCAGGACGAATATTCGCTCCAGTCGCAGCAGCGCACCGCCGCCGCGCAGGCCGCGGGCAAATATGACGACGAGATCGTCGCGTGCAAGGCGACGATGGCGGTGGTGAACAAGGAAACCAAGGAAGTCAGCTTCAAGGACGTCGTCGCCGACAAGGACGAGTGCAACCGTCCCGACACGACGCTCGAAGGGCTCGCGAGCCTGAAGCCGGTGATGGGCGAAGGCCACACGATCACCGCAGGCAATGCGAGCCAGCTCGCCGACGGCTCGTCGGCCTGCGTCGTGATGGAAGCCAAGGTCGCGGAAAAACGGGGATTGCAGCCCCTGGGGCGTTATGTCGGCATGGCGGTCGCGGGCACCGAGCCCGACGAAATGGGCATCGGCCCGGTTTTCGCGATCCCCAAGCTGCTCGAACGCTTCGAGCTCAAGATGGACGACATCGGCCTGTGGGAACTCAACGAAGCCTTCGCGGTGCAGGTCCTCTACTGCCGCGACAAGCTCGGCATCCCGAACGAGCTGCTCAACGTCAACGGCGGCTCGATCTCGATCGGCCACCCGTTCGGCATGACCGGCGCGCGCTGCGTCGGCCACGCGCTGATCGAGGGCAAGCGCCGCGGCGTCAAATATGCCGTCGTCACCATGTGCATCGGCGGCGGTCAGGGCGCAGCGGGCCTGTTCGAGGTCTTCTGA
- a CDS encoding carboxymuconolactone decarboxylase family protein, with the protein MDRLDADQRAALEPFLATDGGKVGGGKILNIFRTLAHAPKALTAFLGWGNYILSKRNALSPRNRELVILRTGYNCRSGYEWTQHKRMGLDCGLSETEIERIKAGPDGQGWNDLDRAMLRATDELTIGHFLTDATWAALAPLGDKGRMDLVMTVGQYTQVSMILNSFGIQVEEGWTVDPDLRA; encoded by the coding sequence TTGGACCGGCTCGATGCCGATCAGCGCGCCGCGCTCGAACCCTTTCTTGCCACCGATGGCGGCAAGGTCGGGGGCGGCAAGATCCTCAACATCTTCCGCACCCTTGCCCATGCGCCCAAGGCGCTCACCGCCTTTCTCGGCTGGGGCAATTATATCCTGTCGAAGCGCAACGCGCTCAGCCCGCGGAATCGCGAACTCGTCATCCTGCGTACCGGCTATAATTGCCGTTCGGGCTATGAATGGACGCAGCACAAGCGCATGGGGCTCGACTGCGGCCTTTCCGAAACCGAGATCGAGCGGATCAAGGCCGGCCCCGATGGGCAAGGCTGGAACGACCTCGACCGCGCGATGCTGCGCGCGACCGACGAACTGACGATCGGCCATTTCCTGACCGACGCGACATGGGCCGCGCTGGCGCCGCTCGGCGACAAGGGTCGCATGGACCTCGTCATGACCGTCGGCCAATACACCCAGGTATCGATGATCCTGAACAGCTTTGGCATCCAGGTCGAGGAAGGCTGGACCGTCGATCCCGACCTGAGGGCCTGA
- a CDS encoding putative quinol monooxygenase, producing the protein MSSIGIIATLRVQPGKEEAFEGVFAELAAAVRANEPGNSYYKLFRAAEAGVYKVMECYDDETAVEAHRASDHFRTLGAKLGPCLAGAPEIETLSAA; encoded by the coding sequence ATGAGCAGCATCGGCATCATCGCGACCCTGCGCGTGCAGCCCGGCAAGGAAGAGGCCTTCGAAGGCGTCTTCGCCGAACTCGCCGCCGCCGTCCGCGCGAACGAGCCCGGCAACAGCTATTACAAGCTGTTCCGCGCCGCGGAGGCGGGCGTCTACAAGGTCATGGAATGTTATGACGACGAAACCGCCGTCGAAGCGCACCGCGCCTCGGACCACTTCCGCACCCTCGGCGCAAAACTCGGCCCGTGCCTTGCGGGCGCGCCCGAGATCGAGACGCTAAGCGCAGCCTGA
- the soxR gene encoding redox-sensitive transcriptional activator SoxR → MHRTDLIAIGELAARTGVAVSAIRFYEARGLIEALRTGGGQRRFLRADIRRVSFILIAQQMGLSLEEIGDELGRLPAGRTPNGADWTRISTGLRARIDAQIAALTRTRGLLDQCIGCGCLSLKKCGLYNREDKAAQRGAGPRYVIGDRAGEIAEIG, encoded by the coding sequence ATGCACCGGACCGACCTGATCGCCATCGGCGAACTCGCCGCGCGCACCGGCGTCGCGGTGTCGGCGATCCGCTTTTACGAGGCGAGGGGACTGATCGAGGCGCTGCGCACCGGCGGCGGGCAACGTCGCTTCCTGCGGGCCGACATTCGCCGCGTCTCCTTCATCCTCATCGCGCAGCAGATGGGGCTGAGCCTCGAGGAAATCGGCGACGAGCTTGGCCGATTGCCCGCGGGGCGTACGCCCAACGGCGCCGACTGGACGCGGATCAGCACCGGGCTCCGCGCGCGAATCGACGCGCAGATCGCGGCGCTGACGCGAACGCGCGGGCTGCTCGACCAGTGCATCGGCTGCGGTTGCCTGTCGCTCAAGAAATGCGGGCTCTACAATCGCGAGGACAAGGCCGCGCAGCGCGGCGCCGGGCCGCGTTACGTGATCGGCGACCGGGCCGGGGAGATTGCGGAGATCGGCTGA
- a CDS encoding VOC family protein, translating into MTHPFIEHVNLTVSDPDRTAGILSAIFGWHERWRGPARDGGRTIHLGSEAAYVALYTGPDGEQGDIRYPKGEPLNHVGVQVDDLDTIEMRVKAVGLTPFSHGDYEPGRRFYFLDPDGIEYEVVSYAEPRPR; encoded by the coding sequence GTGACGCATCCCTTCATCGAGCATGTGAATCTGACCGTCAGCGATCCCGACCGCACCGCCGGCATCCTGTCGGCGATCTTCGGCTGGCACGAACGTTGGCGCGGCCCCGCACGCGATGGCGGGCGCACGATTCACCTCGGCAGCGAAGCCGCCTATGTCGCGCTCTACACCGGTCCCGACGGCGAGCAGGGGGATATACGCTATCCCAAGGGCGAACCGCTCAATCATGTCGGGGTGCAGGTCGACGATCTCGACACGATCGAGATGCGCGTGAAGGCGGTCGGGCTCACCCCGTTCAGCCATGGCGACTATGAACCCGGCCGCCGCTTCTATTTCCTCGATCCCGACGGCATCGAATATGAAGTCGTCAGCTATGCGGAGCCGCGGCCGCGCTGA
- a CDS encoding pyridoxamine 5'-phosphate oxidase family protein produces MSDDIKKQFWKALAASPYLMVGATGEREHHIPMNAQLDKDAHGAFWFFTATDNRLAAGGPAMAQFASKGHDLFACISGTLVRENDRAVLDKLWNNSIAAWYPDGKDDPKLVLLRFDLDDAEIWTADPSVKGMFKLATGMTMKKSELGQHATVAL; encoded by the coding sequence ATGAGCGACGACATCAAGAAGCAGTTCTGGAAAGCCCTCGCCGCCAGCCCCTATCTCATGGTCGGCGCGACCGGCGAACGCGAGCATCATATCCCGATGAACGCACAGCTCGACAAGGATGCTCACGGGGCCTTCTGGTTCTTCACTGCGACCGATAACCGCCTCGCGGCGGGTGGTCCGGCGATGGCGCAATTCGCCTCGAAAGGCCACGACCTGTTCGCCTGCATTTCGGGAACGCTGGTGCGGGAGAATGATCGCGCGGTGCTCGACAAATTGTGGAACAACAGCATCGCGGCCTGGTATCCGGACGGCAAGGACGATCCCAAGCTCGTCCTGCTGCGTTTCGACCTCGACGACGCCGAAATCTGGACCGCCGACCCAAGCGTCAAGGGCATGTTCAAGCTCGCCACCGGCATGACGATGAAGAAAAGTGAACTCGGCCAGCACGCCACCGTGGCGCTTTAA
- a CDS encoding dipeptide epimerase codes for MAIQLKSARVERWAVAGEFVISRGAKTHVDVVVAEIEGEGAGGRGEGTPVYYLGEDAAGCRDQILLAAPHIAELDAASARAAVQELMAPGAARNALDCALWDLEARQRGLRLWQLAGCDGAPTARVTAYTISLGTPGAMAEQAATAAADGYRLLKIKLTGEDDRLRVAGVRKGAPEARLIVDANESWGGIDILSEAEALADMGVEMIEQPVPVGADALLDPVYAPLPFVADESCQTAADVARIGPFYDGVNIKLDKAGGLTEALRIADAADAAGLSIMVGCMLSTSLAIAPAFVLAQRARWVDLDGPALLARDREGGFEFREGRIGPPL; via the coding sequence ATGGCTATCCAACTGAAAAGCGCGCGCGTCGAGCGCTGGGCGGTTGCCGGCGAGTTCGTCATCAGCCGCGGCGCCAAGACGCATGTCGACGTCGTCGTCGCCGAAATCGAGGGCGAAGGCGCGGGCGGGCGCGGCGAGGGCACACCCGTCTATTATCTCGGCGAGGATGCGGCGGGATGCCGCGACCAGATATTGCTCGCCGCGCCGCATATCGCCGAGCTGGATGCCGCCAGCGCGCGCGCCGCGGTGCAGGAGCTGATGGCGCCGGGCGCGGCGCGCAACGCGCTCGATTGCGCGCTATGGGATCTGGAAGCGCGGCAGCGCGGACTCCGGCTCTGGCAGCTTGCTGGCTGCGACGGGGCGCCGACCGCACGGGTCACGGCCTATACGATCTCGCTCGGCACGCCGGGCGCGATGGCCGAACAGGCGGCGACGGCGGCGGCCGACGGCTATCGGCTGCTCAAGATCAAGCTGACCGGCGAGGATGATCGCTTGCGGGTTGCCGGCGTGCGCAAGGGTGCGCCCGAGGCGCGGCTGATCGTCGATGCGAACGAAAGCTGGGGCGGGATCGACATATTGAGCGAGGCCGAGGCGCTCGCCGACATGGGGGTCGAGATGATCGAGCAGCCGGTGCCGGTGGGCGCCGACGCGCTGCTCGATCCAGTTTACGCGCCGCTGCCCTTTGTCGCCGACGAAAGCTGCCAGACTGCCGCCGACGTCGCGCGGATCGGTCCCTTTTATGACGGGGTCAACATCAAGCTCGACAAGGCGGGCGGGCTGACCGAAGCGCTCAGGATCGCCGACGCCGCCGACGCGGCGGGGTTGTCGATCATGGTCGGGTGCATGCTGTCGACCAGCCTCGCGATCGCGCCGGCGTTCGTGCTCGCGCAGCGCGCGCGCTGGGTCGATCTCGACGGTCCCGCGCTGCTCGCGCGCGACCGCGAGGGCGGGTTCGAGTTTCGCGAGGGACGGATCGGACCGCCCCTCTAG
- a CDS encoding YkvA family protein, producing the protein MTGKSLSERIGDLGHRLAVEAQAAWLAARDPRVPWFARILAVAVAAYALSPIDLIPDFIPVLGWLDDLVIVPLGLLIVRRSIPAPLWAELHAAAETASERPSSRAGMAFVLLIWAGLLYIVYWGVRISPWH; encoded by the coding sequence ATGACCGGCAAATCCCTTTCCGAACGCATCGGCGATCTCGGCCACCGTCTCGCGGTCGAGGCGCAGGCCGCCTGGCTCGCGGCGCGCGACCCGCGCGTGCCATGGTTCGCGCGCATCCTCGCGGTCGCGGTCGCCGCCTATGCGCTGTCGCCAATCGACCTCATCCCCGACTTCATTCCGGTGCTCGGTTGGCTCGACGATCTCGTCATCGTCCCGCTCGGCCTGCTCATCGTCCGGCGATCGATCCCCGCTCCGCTCTGGGCCGAACTCCACGCCGCCGCCGAAACCGCAAGCGAGCGCCCATCGAGCCGCGCCGGCATGGCGTTCGTCCTGCTGATCTGGGCAGGGCTGCTCTACATCGTCTATTGGGGCGTGCGGATTTCACCCTGGCATTGA
- the phaZ gene encoding polyhydroxyalkanoate depolymerase, with the protein MLYHAFDMQKNWLAGASALATAGAQVMQHPANPLGYFGGSPMFASALEVFAHAAAPRGKPGFELYDTVVDGETVRVAEAIEARKPFGQLKHFKHKGAKGAPKLLIVAPMSGHYATLLRGTVERMLPGHDVWITDWRDARNVPLEAGKFDLDDYVDYLIGWLEHIGPGAHVLAVCQPSVPSLAAAAIMAAAGHKCRPKTLTMMGGPIDTRKAPTAVNQHATTRPYAWFQENVIATVPAYYPGAGRRVYPGFLQLAGFMSMNLGNHMMSHWEMFKHLVEGDGEGADKTKEFYDEYRAVCDMTAEFYLQTVDVVFQRHLLPKGEMTHRGQIVDVGAIEDIAILAIEGERDDISGIGQTKAALTLAKALSAAQKKYLMAKGVGHYGIFNGRKWREEIAPVVEKWIQTHGG; encoded by the coding sequence ATGCTGTACCACGCCTTTGACATGCAGAAAAACTGGCTCGCGGGGGCGAGCGCGCTTGCCACGGCGGGCGCGCAGGTGATGCAGCATCCGGCCAATCCGCTCGGCTATTTCGGCGGCAGCCCGATGTTCGCCTCGGCGCTCGAAGTCTTCGCGCATGCGGCGGCGCCGCGCGGCAAGCCGGGGTTCGAACTTTACGATACGGTCGTCGATGGCGAAACGGTGCGCGTGGCCGAAGCGATCGAGGCGCGCAAGCCCTTCGGCCAGCTCAAGCATTTCAAGCATAAGGGCGCGAAAGGCGCGCCCAAGCTGCTGATCGTCGCGCCGATGTCGGGCCATTATGCGACGCTGCTGCGCGGGACGGTCGAGCGGATGCTGCCCGGGCACGACGTATGGATCACCGACTGGCGCGACGCACGCAACGTGCCGCTGGAGGCGGGCAAGTTCGACCTCGACGATTATGTCGACTATCTGATCGGCTGGCTCGAGCATATCGGTCCGGGCGCGCATGTGCTGGCGGTGTGCCAGCCGTCGGTGCCGAGCCTTGCCGCCGCGGCGATCATGGCGGCGGCGGGGCACAAATGCCGGCCGAAGACGCTGACGATGATGGGCGGGCCGATCGACACGCGCAAGGCGCCGACCGCGGTGAATCAGCATGCGACGACGCGGCCCTATGCCTGGTTCCAGGAGAATGTCATCGCGACCGTGCCGGCCTATTATCCGGGCGCCGGCCGCCGCGTCTATCCGGGCTTCCTGCAGCTTGCGGGCTTCATGTCGATGAACCTCGGCAATCACATGATGAGCCATTGGGAGATGTTCAAGCATCTGGTCGAGGGCGACGGCGAAGGCGCCGACAAGACCAAGGAATTCTACGACGAATATCGCGCGGTGTGCGACATGACCGCCGAATTCTATCTGCAGACGGTCGATGTCGTGTTCCAGCGCCACCTGCTGCCAAAGGGCGAGATGACGCACCGCGGTCAAATAGTCGACGTCGGCGCGATCGAGGACATTGCGATCCTCGCGATCGAGGGCGAGCGCGACGATATTTCGGGGATCGGCCAGACCAAGGCGGCGCTGACGCTCGCGAAGGCGCTGTCCGCGGCGCAGAAGAAATATCTGATGGCGAAGGGTGTCGGGCATTACGGCATCTTCAACGGCCGCAAATGGCGCGAGGAGATCGCGCCGGTTGTGGAGAAATGGATCCAGACGCACGGCGGGTAG